GATTCTCGTCACGGCTCGTCGAAAGGATGAGCGTCTGCTCGATGTTCCCGTGGCGGTCACCGCCGTCAGCGCCGAGGCCATGGACGGTTATGCCGTGACGACGGTCAGTGATCTGGCGACCATGGTGCCGTCGATGGTGGCGGGCAAGGCCGCGTCGGGTTCGTCGGCCAGCATCTTCCTGCGCGGCGTCGGCTCCACGGCCTTGTCGGCTGGCTTTGACCAGTCGGTTTCCTTCGTCATCGACGGCCTCCCGATGAGCCGCGGACGCGAGATCAGTCTGCCGCAGTTCGACATTCAAAGCGTCGAGGTTCTGCGCGGACCACAGGCCCTGTTCTTTGGCAAGAACACCACCGGCGGCCTGATCAGCATCGCCTCCAACAATCCGACGTCGAATTTCCAGGCTGGCGCACGCGTAGGCTATGGGTTCGAGGCGCGCGACAAGTATGGCGAGGCCTATGTTTCCGGTCCGATCAGCGACACGCTGCGGGCGCGGCTGGCGGCTCGTCTGTCGGACAGCGAGGGGGCGTTCACCAACACGGCCGCCGAGACCTATCCGACGCCGATCCCCGGCCAGGTCCGCACCAGCACGGGAGCCCGCCGTGGCGGGTCCGAAAGCGCCAGCGCCCGCCTGAGCCTGGACTGGGATCCAAGCTCGGCTCTGAATGTGAAGTTCAAGGCCGGCGCCACCTCCGTCAAGGACGGCGGTCCGACAGACATCGTCGAACGTCTCTGCGGCGGCGGGCGCACGACGCCCTTGTCCGCCAACGGCGTCCCGCCGAGCCCGAACGCCGACTGCCGGATCGACGGTCGTTCCGACAGCGCCTCTTTGCCCTCCGATGTGGTGAACGCCAACTACCGCTGGGCGCGTGACGGCAAGATGTACGGCGATTTCGCATCCCAGTACGCCGTGCTGACCGGCAGCTACGAGGCGGACAAGTTCGATGTCACCTCGGTCACCGGCTATTATCACTTCCGCCAGACGGACCTGAGCAATGTGTCCGGCGAAGGCTATCCGGCGAGCTTCAGCCAGTTCGCGGATTTCAAGCAGACCTCCCAGGAGGTGCGGGTTCAGACCAAGTTCGACGGGCCGCTAAATCTGCTGTTCGGCGGCTTCTGGGCGCACGGCGAGTTCGAGTTCAACACGGACGCCTACATCTTCCCCGTGCCGCTGGATCCGACGACGAACACCTATACGACCTTCAGTCGCGATAACGGGTTCGATACGGATTCCCGATCGCTGTTCTTGCAGGGGACGTACAACTTCTCCGAACGGTGGGAGCTGAGCGCCGGCGGCCGCTACAGTTGGGAAGAGCGTGACAGCTACCAGCGCTCCCTGGCGGCCCATAGCGCCTTTGCTGCCGCCTTCACGGGCGGGCTCGAGTTGAAGGATAGCTACGACGACTCCAACTTCTCGCCCGAGGTCACCCTTCGGTACAAGCCGAGCCGCGACACCACGGTGTATGCGGCCTACAAGCAGGGGTTCAAGGCGGGCGGCTACAACATCTCGCAGGTGCTGACCCCGGCGTCGACCGTCGCAGCGGGACGCTTCGGCGCCGAAACGGCCGAGGGCGGCGAGGTCGGTCTTCGCACCCTGGCGTTCGCCCGCAATCTCAGCTTCAACATCACCGCCTATCGATACATCTATTCCGATCTGCAGGTGCAGTTCTTCGATCCCGCAACGGTGTCGCTGACAGCCGGGAACGCGGGCGAACTGCTGACGCAAGGGATCGAGGCGGACTTCAGCTATCGCATGCCCACCATCGACGGTCTGAGCCTACGCGGCTCGGCCGCATGGAACGACGCGGAGTATCGCAACTACATCGGCCAGTGCTATTCGGGCCAGACGGTCGCTGGCGGCTGCAACCTGTTGCCGGCGGGCGGCGTCTTCAACGGTCAGGACTATGATGGCCAAAGGCCGCCCAAGGCGCCGGAATTCGCCGCACGTCTCGGCAGCACCTTCGAACGTTCGGTGACGGGGTCGGGGGTCATGCTGCGCGTCAACGGCGACGTCAGCTACACCTCCTCCTACAACTTCTCGGACGCCTTGCGGCCCGATGCGGTTCAGGACGGCTTCTACAAGGTCGATGCGTCGATCAGTCTCGTGGCGCCGGACGAGCGGTGGACCGTGTCCCTGATCGGACGCAACCTCACCGACGAACTGGTCGTCGCGGCCGCAAACGACATTCCGTTCGCCGGCGGCACGGGGACGGGCACGACCTCGGGCGTCGTCGCCGACATGTCGGCCTTTGTGGACAACCCGCGCGAGGTCCTGATCGAGTTCGCCTGGAAGTTCTGATCACCCAGGACAGCGCAGGGCCATCCCTGCGCTGTCTTCCCGCTCAACCGATTTTGAAGAACAGAAACAGTCTTGATGCCCCAACTCACGGTGACGTCACGCGACGGCGTCCAGCACCAGGTCGAAGGCGAAGGGGGGCGCAGTCTGATGGAGACGCTGCGTCGGGCGGGCTTCGATGAGGTTTTGGCCCTGTGTGGCGGCTCCTGCTCCTGCGCGACCTGCCACGTCTATGTCGACGAGGCCGACCTGGACCGCCTTCCTGAACTCAGCGAGACCGAAAGCGATCTTCTCGACAGTTCGGAGCATCGCGCCGCGAACTCGCGGCTGTCGTGTCAAATCCCGTTCGGTCCCGATCTCGAGGGGCTGCGTGTGACCATCGCCCCCGAAGACTGAAAGCCCGTCGACCTCTCGCCATTCCTTCCAACGGCGTCGTCGGACGTCGCCATGAGATTTAATCGTGTCCTCCTCAATCAACTCCGTCGTCAGCCTCGATCATCGTCAGAACGTCGCTGTCGTCATCATCGATTCGCCGCCTGTGAACGCCCTGTCGCAGCCCGTTCGGGAAGGCGTCAGCCTGGCCTTGCGCCAGGCGCTTGGCGATCCCGACGTCCGCGCCGTGGTTCTGCATTGCGCGGGTCGCACCTTCTGCGCAGGCGCCGACATCTCGGAGTTTGGTCGCCCCCTCTCGGCGCCGGATCTGAACCAGGTGTTCGAAATCATGGAGGCCGCCTCCGTCCCCATCGTCGCCGCACTGCACGGCACGGCCTTGGGAGGCGGGCTTGAACTGGCCCTGGCCTGCCACTACCGGATCGCCGCGCGCGGCGCGAAGGTGGGATTGCCTGAAGTCAGCCTGGGGCTTCTGCCTGGGGCAGGCGGGACGCAGCGGACGCCCAGGCTGGTCGGCGTCGCGGCGGCGATCGAACTCATCGCAGCCGGCGCGCCTGTCGATGCCGAGCGCGCCCTGGCGATGGGACTGATCGATCGTGTGGTCGAAGGCGGCGATCTGCTGGAGTCGGCCGTCGACTATGCGCGCGATCTAGCCAGCGATGGCGCGCCCCTGAGACGCGCGCGCGATCTTTCGGTGGATCTGACGCCGGAAGCGGCCGAGGCGGCGGCCGAGGCCTATCAGGCGCGTAATCCCAAGCTGTTCAACGGGTTCAAGGCGCCGGGGCATATTCTGCTGGCCGTCAAGGCGTCGACCGACCGTTCCTTCGACGCTGGCCTTGAGCGCGAACGCGAGCTTTTCAACGCCTTGATGGCCAGCGATGAATCGGCCGCGCAACGCCATATTTTCTTCGCCGAGCGCGCCGTCTCCAAAATTCCCGGCTTGGCCGCCGACGTCAGACCTCTGGACATACAGAGCGCCGCCGTGATCGGCGCCGGGACGATGGGGACGGGCATCGCGATCGCCTTGCTGTCCGCGGGGATCGCGGTGACGCTGATCGATCGCGCGACAGAGGCGCTGGACAAGGCCGTGGCGCGTATCGACCGGACATACCAGGATCTGGTCAGGAAGGGACGATTGACCCAGCAGAAGGCTCAGGCCTGTCTTGGCGCCCTTACCGCGTCCAGCGACCTGACAGCCGTGGGACAGGTCGATCTGATCATCGAAGCCGTGTTCGAACGGCTGGACCTCAAACAGGGTGTCTTCAAGGAGATCGACGCCTTGGCGCGCCCGGGCGCCGTTCTGGCCAGCAACACGTCGTTCCTGGATCTGGACGCCATCGCTTCCGTGGTCTCGCGTCCCCAGGACGTGGTCGGTCTTCACTTCTTCGCGCCCGCCAACATCATGAGATTGCTTGAGGTCGTACGCGGGGCGAAGACGTCAGATGCTGTTCTGGTCACGGCCATGGCGCTCGGCCGTCGCCTGGGCAAGGTGGCGGTTCTGTCGGGCGTTTGCGACGGCTTCATCGCCAATCGGGTGATGGCGCGTCGCGGCGAGGCGGCCGATCGCCTGATTCTGGAAGGCGCCTGGCCCAGGGACATCGATCGCGTGCTGGAAGTCTACGGCTTCCCGATGGGCAGTTTCGCCATGATGGACCTGGTCGGGCTGGACGTCATCGGCTGGGATCGCGAGGCCAGCGCCGGACGCACGGTCCAGGAAATCCTGTGCGAGGCGGGGCATTGGGGACAGAAGACCGGGATCGG
Above is a genomic segment from Candidatus Brevundimonas colombiensis containing:
- a CDS encoding TonB-dependent receptor, whose product is MDEILVTARRKDERLLDVPVAVTAVSAEAMDGYAVTTVSDLATMVPSMVAGKAASGSSASIFLRGVGSTALSAGFDQSVSFVIDGLPMSRGREISLPQFDIQSVEVLRGPQALFFGKNTTGGLISIASNNPTSNFQAGARVGYGFEARDKYGEAYVSGPISDTLRARLAARLSDSEGAFTNTAAETYPTPIPGQVRTSTGARRGGSESASARLSLDWDPSSALNVKFKAGATSVKDGGPTDIVERLCGGGRTTPLSANGVPPSPNADCRIDGRSDSASLPSDVVNANYRWARDGKMYGDFASQYAVLTGSYEADKFDVTSVTGYYHFRQTDLSNVSGEGYPASFSQFADFKQTSQEVRVQTKFDGPLNLLFGGFWAHGEFEFNTDAYIFPVPLDPTTNTYTTFSRDNGFDTDSRSLFLQGTYNFSERWELSAGGRYSWEERDSYQRSLAAHSAFAAAFTGGLELKDSYDDSNFSPEVTLRYKPSRDTTVYAAYKQGFKAGGYNISQVLTPASTVAAGRFGAETAEGGEVGLRTLAFARNLSFNITAYRYIYSDLQVQFFDPATVSLTAGNAGELLTQGIEADFSYRMPTIDGLSLRGSAAWNDAEYRNYIGQCYSGQTVAGGCNLLPAGGVFNGQDYDGQRPPKAPEFAARLGSTFERSVTGSGVMLRVNGDVSYTSSYNFSDALRPDAVQDGFYKVDASISLVAPDERWTVSLIGRNLTDELVVAAANDIPFAGGTGTGTTSGVVADMSAFVDNPREVLIEFAWKF
- a CDS encoding 2Fe-2S iron-sulfur cluster-binding protein, which translates into the protein MPQLTVTSRDGVQHQVEGEGGRSLMETLRRAGFDEVLALCGGSCSCATCHVYVDEADLDRLPELSETESDLLDSSEHRAANSRLSCQIPFGPDLEGLRVTIAPED
- a CDS encoding 3-hydroxyacyl-CoA dehydrogenase NAD-binding domain-containing protein, producing MSSSINSVVSLDHRQNVAVVIIDSPPVNALSQPVREGVSLALRQALGDPDVRAVVLHCAGRTFCAGADISEFGRPLSAPDLNQVFEIMEAASVPIVAALHGTALGGGLELALACHYRIAARGAKVGLPEVSLGLLPGAGGTQRTPRLVGVAAAIELIAAGAPVDAERALAMGLIDRVVEGGDLLESAVDYARDLASDGAPLRRARDLSVDLTPEAAEAAAEAYQARNPKLFNGFKAPGHILLAVKASTDRSFDAGLERERELFNALMASDESAAQRHIFFAERAVSKIPGLAADVRPLDIQSAAVIGAGTMGTGIAIALLSAGIAVTLIDRATEALDKAVARIDRTYQDLVRKGRLTQQKAQACLGALTASSDLTAVGQVDLIIEAVFERLDLKQGVFKEIDALARPGAVLASNTSFLDLDAIASVVSRPQDVVGLHFFAPANIMRLLEVVRGAKTSDAVLVTAMALGRRLGKVAVLSGVCDGFIANRVMARRGEAADRLILEGAWPRDIDRVLEVYGFPMGSFAMMDLVGLDVIGWDREASAGRTVQEILCEAGHWGQKTGIGYYEYGPQGQVEPSRAAVEAIETIRARAGVSQRPRSDAELLNELLDPVVNESVRLLDEGIALRASDIDMALVAGYGWPVYQGGPMFWGDTVGLQGIVDRLKARIAAGEAIVLSPLLERYAAEGRRFVRD